Proteins encoded together in one Salvelinus fontinalis isolate EN_2023a chromosome 6, ASM2944872v1, whole genome shotgun sequence window:
- the LOC129856901 gene encoding sodium-dependent neutral amino acid transporter B(0)AT1-like: protein MRLQLPNPGLEDRILSHEDLDKLETEEAGSGDRPKWDNKTQYMLTCVGFCVGLGNVWRFPYLCQSHGGGAFMIPFLILLVLEGVPLLHLEFAIGQRLRKGSVGVWSAIHPYLAGVGIASMFVSLMISLYYNTIMAWVMWYLFNSFQETLPWSQCPRNYILTGLVSECEQSSPVDYFWYRETLNTTPDIGENGGLQWWMVLCLISAWAVLYICIIRGIETTGKAVYVTSTLPYVVLSIFLIRGLTLKGSLSGVVFLFTPDLTELTNPTTWLDAGAQVFYSFSIAFGGLISFSSYNSVHNNCEQDAVIISAVNGFTSVYAATVIYTIIGFRATERFDNCLGGNILALLNTFDLPEGNVTENNYDQVLQSLNGTHTEVIQGLNLKTCDLNTFLSEGVEGTGLAFIVFTEAITKMPVSPVWSVLFFIMLFCLGLSSMFGNIEGVLVPLQDLGVFPKSWPKEATTGTTCVLCCFAGLIFVQGSGNYWLSLFDSFAGSIPLLIIAFCEMVGVVYLYGIDRFNEDIKFMIGHKPNLFWQITWRFVSPAIMFVIFVFYFITKVTETLLYKTWNPESENFPTLEEKPYPAWIYVIIFILAGIPSLAVPGTALYKCLRRKRDRKAEQQELKTVSNHIDVNDKAQDGKYHT, encoded by the exons ATGAGACTACAGCTGCCCAACCCAGGCCTGGAAGACAGGATCCTGTCCCATGAGGACCTGGATAAGCTGGAGACGGAAGAGGCTGGGAGTGGAGACAGGCCCAAATGGGACAACAAGACCCAATACATGCTCACCTGCGTGGGGTTCTGTGTGGGGCTGGGGAACGTATGGAGATTCCCTTACCTTTGCCAGAGTCATGGGGGAG GTGCATTCATGATTCCTTTCCTGATCCTGCTGGTTCTAGAAGGTGTTCCCCTGCTCCATCTGGAGTTTGCTATTGGTCAACGTCTAAGGAAAGGCAGTGTAGGTGTCTGGTCTGCCATCCATCCATACTTAGCTGGAGTTG GCATAGCGTCCATGTTTGTTTCTTTGATGATCAGCCTGTACTACAACACCATCATGGCCTGGGTGATGTGGTACTTGTTTAACTCCTTCCAAGAGACGCTGCCTTGGAGCCAGTGTCCCCGCAACTACATTCTAACAG gcctggtgtcagagtgtgAGCAGAGCTCCCCAGTGGATTACTTCTGGTACAGAGAGACCCTGAACACCACCCCAGACATTGGTGAGAACGGGGGTCTGCAgtggtggatggtgctgtgtctGATCAGTGCCTGGGCCGTGCTCTATATCTGCATCATCCGAGGCATCGAGACCACTGGGAAG gCTGTGTATGTCACCTCAACACTACCCTACGTAGTGTTGAGCATTTTCCTGATCAGAGGTCTGACTTTAAAAGGCTCTTTGAGTGGAGTCGTGTTTCTCTTCACCCCGGAC TTGACAGAGCTGACCAACCCAACTACCTGGCTGGATGCAGGTGCCCAGGTGTTTTATTCCTTCTCCATAGCATTTGGTGGACTCATCTCTTTCTCCAGCTACAACTCTGTGCA TAACAACTGTGAACAGGATGCAGTGATCATCTCTGCCGTCAATGGCTTCACCTCCGTCTACGCTGCAACAGTCATCTACACCATCATTGGCTTCAGAGCCACAGAGAGATTTGACAACTGTCTTGGCGG AAATATCCTGGCGCTGCTGAATACATTTGATCTCCCCGAGGGCAACGTCACTGAGAACAACTATGATCAGGTTCTCCAGAGTCTCAATGGAACACATACAGAAGTCATTCAGGGACTCAACTTGAAGACCTGTGACTTGAACACTTTCCTCAGCGAG GGGGTTGAAGGAACTGGTCTGGCCTTTATCGTGTTCACAGAGGCCATCACTAAGATGCCTGTATCTCCTGTTTGGTCAGTCTTGTTCTTCATCATGCTTTTCTGTCTCGGCCTGTCCTCCATGTTTGGAAATATCGAAGGAGTTCTGGTACCACTTCAGGACCTAGGGGTTTTCCCCAAGAGTTGGCCCAAGGAGGCCACCACAG GGACAACATGTGTCCTCTGCTGCTTTGCTGGACTGATATTTGTCCAAGGCTCAGGGAACTACTGGCTGTCCCTCTTTGACAGCTTTGCTGGGTCCATACCTCTGCTGATCATTGCATTCTGTGAGATGGTCGGGGTTGTGTACCTCTATGGTATTGATAG gtTCAACGAGGATATAAAGTTCATGATCGGCCACAAGCCCAACCTCTTCTGGCAGATCACATGGAGATTTGTCAGCCCCGCCATCATGTTTGTCATCTTTGTGTTCTACTTTATCACAAAAGTCACCGAAACGCTCCTATATAAAACCTGGAATCCTGAATCG GAAAACTTCCCTACATTAGAGGAGAAGCCCTATCCAGCCTGGATCTATGTGATAATCTTCATCCTGGCAGGGATCCCCAGTCTAGCTGTGCCTGGCACTGCTCTCTACAAATGTTTACGgaggaagagagatagaaaggCTGAACAGCAAGAGCTCAAAACAGTCTCTAACCACATTGACGTGAACGACAAGGCTCAGGATGGTAAATACCATACCTGA